A genomic window from Maylandia zebra isolate NMK-2024a linkage group LG20, Mzebra_GT3a, whole genome shotgun sequence includes:
- the ralgapb gene encoding ral GTPase-activating protein subunit beta isoform X10, whose amino-acid sequence MYSEWRSLQLVVQSDQGHLSVLHTYPPSVGTEVANAVVKPLGTAVSPVATENILKTDKEVKWTMEVLCYGLTLPLEGDTVKLCVDVYTDWMMALVSPRDSMPQPVVKEPNMYVQTILKHLYNVFVPRPEQHSLNHIRLCQQVLTAVQKLARESVSMVRETWEVLLLFLLRINDTLLAPPTVGVGVAEKLAEKLMAVLFEVWLLACARCFPTPPYWKTAREMLANWRHHPPVVEQWSRVACALTSRLLRFTHGPSFPPFKVPDEDANLIPLEMDNDCVAQAWYRFLHMLSNPVDLSNPAVVSTTPKFQEQFLNSSGIPHEVVLHPCLKQLPQIFFRAMRGVSCLVDAFLGVSVEKKAVRERVFTFCPVPLSHGISRPRADSAPPTPVNRISMSPPPSITNTTPPHSRKQRHTVVTKTTSKSSAGSGGQPNKTSQQQQQQQQQQTSSSPTLLSSPNQSSWESRPLPAPARPKVNSILNLFGQWLFDAALVHCKLHSGLSRDPSMTAIATQVSLELRRKGSQMSTDSMVNNPMFDANEFPESYEAGRAEACGTLCRIFCSKKTGEEILPVYLSRFYMVLIQGLQISDFICRPVLASIILNSSSLFCTDLKGINVVVPYFIAALETIVPDRELSKFKMYVNPTDLRRASINILLAMLPLPHHFGNIKSEVLLEGKFNEEDGWPHDQPVSFLSLRLRLVNVLIGALQTETDPTNTQLILGAMLNIVQDSALLESIGAQTETGSIDGSHSTLRSQGHSRTNSGISFNSGGSTEATSPDSERPAQALLRDYDTAAGLLVRSIHLVTQRLNSQWRHDMSISLAALELLAGLAKVKVGVDSADRKRAVSSICGYIVFQCSRPAPLQSRDLHSMIVAAFQFLCVWLTEHPDMLDEKDCLVEVLEIVELGISGSKSRQEQEVRHKGEKEHNPASMRVKDAAEATLSCIMQVLGAFPSPSGPASTCSLLNEDTLIRYARLSATGASNFRYFVLENSVILAMLEQPLGNEQNPSPSVTVLIRGTAGRHAWTMQLFHQPRGARANQRVFVPEGRPTPNNDVGIKYNVKQRPFPEEVDKIPLVKADVSIPDLDDIVSKELEVQHDKLRNLMTKQIEYENALERHSEEIWKSTPFPDPQTDCKPPPPSQEFQTARLFLSHFGFLSLEALKEPNNSRLPPHLIALESSLPGFFDDISYLDLLPCRPFDTVFIFYVKPGQKSSHEILRNVESSASVQPHFLEFLLSLGWPVDVGRHPGWTGHLDTSWSVNYCSDSNDVQAEEAGTPEDTGGSVFNGEKKVLYYADALTEIAFVVPSLTEHSEESSVHSDSTVEADTNSELMPGVLKQPNLTLELFPNHSESMESAKKLSPLVKAKRSSTGKSFPQLGPETKAFVVWVERFDDIENFPLTDLLAETSTGLEASMSNSTSCRSGLLEKDVPLIFIHPLKTGLFRIRLHGAVGKFGMVIPLVDGMVVSRRALGFLVRQTVINVCRRKRLESDLYNPPHVRRKQKITEIVQRYRNKQLEPEFYTSLFHEVGEGKPHL is encoded by the exons ATGTACTCCGAGTGGCGCTCGTTGCAGTTGGTGGTGCAGAGTGACCAGGGCCACCTAAGTGTTTTGCACACCTATCCCCCAAGTGTGGGCACAGAGGTGGCAAATGCTGTGGTCAAACCTCTGGGCACAGCTGTAAGCCCAGTTGCCACAGAGAACATCCTCAAAACAGACAAAGAG GTGAAATGGACTATGGAGGTGCTCTGTTATGGTCTGACCCTCCCCTTAGAGGGGGACACTGTCAAGCTGTGTGTGGACGTGTACACAGACTGGATGATGGCCCTGGTGTCGCCTAGGGACTCGATGCCTCAGCCTGTGGTGAAGGAGCCCAACATGTATGTCCAGACTATTCTAAAGCATCTCTACAACGTCTTTGTACCAAG GCCTGAGCAGCATAGTCTGAACCACATCAGGCTTTGCCAGCAGGTTCTGACTGCAGTCCAGAAGCTGGCACGAGAGTCCGTTTCCATGGTGAGAGAGACCTGGGAGGTGCTGCTGCTCTTCCTTCTTCGCATCAATGACACCTTGCTCGCACCACCCACAGTTGGAG tGGGGGTAGCTGAGAAGCTGGCAGAGAAACTGATGGCAGTGTTGTTTGAGGTGTGGCTGCTGGCGTGTGCCCGCTGCTTTCCCACGCCGCCATATTGGAAGACAGCAAGGGAGATGCTGGCCAATTGGAGGCATCATCCTCCTGTTGTAGAGCAGTGGAGCAGAGTAGcctgtgctttgacctccag ACTCCTGCGGTTTACTCATGGACCGTCCTTCCCACCTTTTAAAGTTCCCGATGAGGATGCCAATTTGATTCCTTTAGAGATGGACAATGATTGCGTGGCCCAGGCGTGGTACCGCTTTCTACACATGCTCAG CAACCCAGTGGACCTGAGCAACCCCGCAGTAGTAAGCACCACTCCAAAGTTTCAGGAACAGTTTCTCAATTCGAGTGGCATACCCCATGAAGTGGTATTGCATCCATGTTTGAAACAACTACCCCAGATCTTCTTCAGGGCCATGAGGGGTGTCAGCTGCTTGGTGGATGCCTTCTTGG GTGTCTCTGTTGAAAAGAAAGCTGTACGGGAGAGGGTGTTCACTTTTTGTCCAGTGCCGCTCTCTCATG GCATATCACGTCCCAGGGCTGACAGTGCCCCGCCCACTCCAGTCAACAGAATTAGCATGTCGCCGCCGCCCTCAATCACCAACACCACACCTCCTCATAGCCGCAAGCAGCGCCACACAGTGGTCACCAAAACTACAAGCAAGAGTTCAGCT GGCAGTGGTGGTCAGCCAAACAAAACAtcgcagcagcaacagcagcagcagcagcagcagacttcGTCCTCCCCGACTCTTCTTTCCAGCCCCAACCAGAGCAGTTGGGAGTCTCGGCCCCTGCCAGCCCCAGCTCGACCGAAGGTCAACAGCATCCTCAACCTCTTTGGCCAGTGGCTTTTCGACGCTGCTCTCGTCCACTGTAAGCTCCACAGTGGCCTCAGCCGAGACCCCAGCATGACGG CGATAGCCACTCAAGTGTCCTTGGAGCTGAGGAGGAAGGGTTCCCAAATGTCCACTGACTCCATGGTGAATAACCCAATGTTTGATGCCAATGAGTTCCCAGAGAGCTATGAAGCAGGACGGGCTGAGGCCTGTGGGACTCTGTGTCGCATCTTCTGTAGCAAAAAAACTGGAGAGGAGATTCTACCAGTTTACCTGTCGAg GTTCTACATGGTCCTGATTCAGGGTCTGCAGATTTCTGATTTCATCTGTAGACCAGTTTTGGCTTCTATCATTCTCaactcttcctctctcttctgTACTGACCTAAAGGGCATCAATGTGGTGGTGCCCTACTTCATAGCTGCGCTGGAGACCATTGTGCCAGACAG GGAACTGTCCAAATTTAAGATGTATGTAAATCCTACTGATCTGAGGAGAGCCTCCATCAACATCCTGCTTGCTATGCTCCCACTGCCACATCACTTTGGCAACATCAAATCAGAG GTTCTGTTGGAGGGAAAATTCAACGAGGAAGATGGCTGGCCTCATGACCAGCCTGTGTCTTTCCTTTCACTGAGGCTGCGTCTTGTCAATGTCCTCATAGGAGCTCTGCAGACAGAGACTGACCCCACCAACACACAGCTCATACTGG GTGCAATGCTAAATATTGTTCAAGACTCAGCTTTATTAGAGTCCATAGGCGCCCAGACTGAAACA GGGAGCATAGATGGCAGCCACTCAACCCTGAGGAGTCAGGGTCACAGCCGTACCAACAGTGGCATCAGCTTCAACAGTGGAGGCAGCACGGAGGCCACCAGCCCAGACTCTGAACGCCCTGCACAGGCGCTTCTCCGTGACTATG ATACTGCGGCAGGCCTGCTGGTGCGCAGCATCCACCTGGTCACTCAGAGGCTCAACTCCCAGTGGAGACATGACATGAGCATTTCACTCGCTGCCCTGGAACTGCTGGCTGGACTGGCCAAG GTGAAGGTGGGGGTCGACTCTGCAGACCGTAAACGTGCTGTCAGCTCGATATGTGGTTACATTGTGTTCCAGTGTAGCCGTCCAGCTCCTCTTCAATCCAGAGACCTCCACTCCATGATTGTAGCTGCCTTccagtttctgtgtgtgtggctcACAGAACACCCTGACATGTTGGATGAGAAA GACTGTTTGGTTGAAGTTTTGGAAATTGTGGAGTTGGGAATCTCAGGCAGTAAGTCCCGTCAGGAGCAAGAAGTTCGACATAAAGGGGAGAAGGAGCACAACCCGGCTTCCATGAGAGTGAAGGATGCTGCTGAGGCAACTTTGTCCTG TATCATGCAGGTGTTGGGGGCCTTCCCGTCTCCCAGTGGGCCTGCGTCTACTTGCAGCTTGCTGAATGAAGATACTTTGATTCGCTATGCCAGACTCAGTGCCACAGGAGCCAGTAACTTCCGTTACTTTGTCCTGGAAAACTCTGTCATCCTTGCAATGCTGGAGCAACCTCTTGGCAATGAGCAAA ACCCCAGTCCTTCTGTGACAGTTTTGATCCGGGGAACGGCTGGTCGACATGCCTGGACCATGCAGCTCTTCCATCAACCGAGAGGGGCCAGGGCTAATCAGAGG GTGTTTGTTCCTGAAGGCCGTCCAACACCCAACAATGATGTGGGGATTAAGTACAATGTGAAACAGAGGCCCTTCCCTGAGGAGGTGGATAAGATCCCGCTTGTCAAAGCTGATGTCAGTATCCCTGACCTGGATGACATTGTTAGTAAGGAG CTGGAAGTTCAGCACGACAAGCTTCGTAATCTGATGACCAAGCAGATAGAGTATGAGAACGCCTTGGAGCGACACAGTGAGGAAATCTGGAAGTCCACTCCTTTTCCTGACCCACAGACAGACTGCAAACCCCCTCCACCCTCACAGGAGTTCCAGACAGCACGTCTCTTCCTCTCCCACTTTGGCTTCTTGTCTCTGGAGGCACTTAAG GAACCCAACAACAGTCGTCTACCTCCTCACCTGATTGCCCTGGAGTCATCCTTGCCAGGATTTTTTGATGACATCAGCTACCTGGATCTGCTTCCCTGCCGACCTTTTGACACGGTCTTTATTTTCTATGTGAAACCTGGACAGAAAAGCAGTCATGAG ATCCTAAGGAATGTAGAGTCTTCGGCCAGCGTCCAGCCCCACTTCTTGGAGTTCCTGTTATCCTTGGGTTGGCCTGTGGACGTGGGACGCCACCCAGGCTGGACAGGACACTTGGACACCAGCTGGTCTGTGAATTACTGCTCTGATAGCAATGATGTACAAGCAG agGAAGCGGGTACACCGGAGGACACTGGTGGTTCGGTGTTCAACGGAGAGAAGAAAGTTTTGTACTATGCTGATGCTCTGACAGAAATCGCCTTTGTGGTTCCTTCTCTAACAGAACACTCAG AGGAGTCTTCAGTGCACAGTGACTCCACGGTGGAGGCAGACACCAACTCAGAACTCATGCCCGGTGTGCTCAAACAACCCAATCTCACACTGGAACTGTTCCCCAACCATTCTGAAAGCATGGAGTCCGCTAAAAAG CTGAGTCCTTTAGTGAAGGCAAAGAGGTCATCGACTGGAAAATCCTTCCCCCAACTGGGGCCTGAAACAAAGGCGTTTGTGGTCTGGGTGGAGCGCTTTGATGATATTG agaaCTTCCCTTTGACCGACCTTTTAGCGGAAACCAGCACGGGCTTGGAAGCTAGCATGAGCAACAGCACTTCCTGCAG GTCGGGGTTACTAGAAAAAGACGTTCCTTTGATCTTCATCCACCCTCTGAAGACGGGACTCTTCAGGATCCGCTTGCATGGTGCTGTGGGTAAATTTGGCATGGTGATTCCTCTGGTGGATGGCATGGTGGTCAGCCGCAGAGCTCTTG GGTTCCTCGTGCGCCAAACGGTCATCAACGTATGCCGACGGAAGCGTCTGGAGAGCGACTTGTACAACCCTCCTCACGTGAGGCGGAAGCAGAAAATAACCGAAATTGTGCAGCGTTACCGCAACAAACAACTGGAGCCCGAGTTTTACACCTCGCTCTTCCATGAGGTGGGGGAGGGAAAGCCTCACCTCTAA
- the ralgapb gene encoding ral GTPase-activating protein subunit beta isoform X9, translated as MYSEWRSLQLVVQSDQGHLSVLHTYPPSVGTEVANAVVKPLGTAVSPVATENILKTDKEVKWTMEVLCYGLTLPLEGDTVKLCVDVYTDWMMALVSPRDSMPQPVVKEPNMYVQTILKHLYNVFVPRPEQHSLNHIRLCQQVLTAVQKLARESVSMVRETWEVLLLFLLRINDTLLAPPTVGVGVAEKLAEKLMAVLFEVWLLACARCFPTPPYWKTAREMLANWRHHPPVVEQWSRVACALTSRLLRFTHGPSFPPFKVPDEDANLIPLEMDNDCVAQAWYRFLHMLSNPVDLSNPAVVSTTPKFQEQFLNSSGIPHEVVLHPCLKQLPQIFFRAMRGVSCLVDAFLGVSVEKKAVRERVFTFCPVPLSHGISRPRADSAPPTPVNRISMSPPPSITNTTPPHSRKQRHTVVTKTTSKSSAGSGGQPNKTSQQQQQQQQQQTSSSPTLLSSPNQSSWESRPLPAPARPKVNSILNLFGQWLFDAALVHCKLHSGLSRDPSMTAIATQVSLELRRKGSQMSTDSMVNNPMFDANEFPESYEAGRAEACGTLCRIFCSKKTGEEILPVYLSRFYMVLIQGLQISDFICRPVLASIILNSSSLFCTDLKGINVVVPYFIAALETIVPDRELSKFKMYVNPTDLRRASINILLAMLPLPHHFGNIKSEVLLEGKFNEEDGWPHDQPVSFLSLRLRLVNVLIGALQTETDPTNTQLILGAMLNIVQDSALLESIGAQTETGSIDGSHSTLRSQGHSRTNSGISFNSGGSTEATSPDSERPAQALLRDYALPDTAAGLLVRSIHLVTQRLNSQWRHDMSISLAALELLAGLAKVKVGVDSADRKRAVSSICGYIVFQCSRPAPLQSRDLHSMIVAAFQFLCVWLTEHPDMLDEKDCLVEVLEIVELGISGSKSRQEQEVRHKGEKEHNPASMRVKDAAEATLSCIMQVLGAFPSPSGPASTCSLLNEDTLIRYARLSATGASNFRYFVLENSVILAMLEQPLGNEQNPSPSVTVLIRGTAGRHAWTMQLFHQPRGARANQRVFVPEGRPTPNNDVGIKYNVKQRPFPEEVDKIPLVKADVSIPDLDDIVSKELEVQHDKLRNLMTKQIEYENALERHSEEIWKSTPFPDPQTDCKPPPPSQEFQTARLFLSHFGFLSLEALKEPNNSRLPPHLIALESSLPGFFDDISYLDLLPCRPFDTVFIFYVKPGQKSSHEILRNVESSASVQPHFLEFLLSLGWPVDVGRHPGWTGHLDTSWSVNYCSDSNDVQAEEAGTPEDTGGSVFNGEKKVLYYADALTEIAFVVPSLTEHSEESSVHSDSTVEADTNSELMPGVLKQPNLTLELFPNHSESMESAKKLSPLVKAKRSSTGKSFPQLGPETKAFVVWVERFDDIENFPLTDLLAETSTGLEASMSNSTSCRSGLLEKDVPLIFIHPLKTGLFRIRLHGAVGKFGMVIPLVDGMVVSRRALGFLVRQTVINVCRRKRLESDLYNPPHVRRKQKITEIVQRYRNKQLEPEFYTSLFHEVGEGKPHL; from the exons ATGTACTCCGAGTGGCGCTCGTTGCAGTTGGTGGTGCAGAGTGACCAGGGCCACCTAAGTGTTTTGCACACCTATCCCCCAAGTGTGGGCACAGAGGTGGCAAATGCTGTGGTCAAACCTCTGGGCACAGCTGTAAGCCCAGTTGCCACAGAGAACATCCTCAAAACAGACAAAGAG GTGAAATGGACTATGGAGGTGCTCTGTTATGGTCTGACCCTCCCCTTAGAGGGGGACACTGTCAAGCTGTGTGTGGACGTGTACACAGACTGGATGATGGCCCTGGTGTCGCCTAGGGACTCGATGCCTCAGCCTGTGGTGAAGGAGCCCAACATGTATGTCCAGACTATTCTAAAGCATCTCTACAACGTCTTTGTACCAAG GCCTGAGCAGCATAGTCTGAACCACATCAGGCTTTGCCAGCAGGTTCTGACTGCAGTCCAGAAGCTGGCACGAGAGTCCGTTTCCATGGTGAGAGAGACCTGGGAGGTGCTGCTGCTCTTCCTTCTTCGCATCAATGACACCTTGCTCGCACCACCCACAGTTGGAG tGGGGGTAGCTGAGAAGCTGGCAGAGAAACTGATGGCAGTGTTGTTTGAGGTGTGGCTGCTGGCGTGTGCCCGCTGCTTTCCCACGCCGCCATATTGGAAGACAGCAAGGGAGATGCTGGCCAATTGGAGGCATCATCCTCCTGTTGTAGAGCAGTGGAGCAGAGTAGcctgtgctttgacctccag ACTCCTGCGGTTTACTCATGGACCGTCCTTCCCACCTTTTAAAGTTCCCGATGAGGATGCCAATTTGATTCCTTTAGAGATGGACAATGATTGCGTGGCCCAGGCGTGGTACCGCTTTCTACACATGCTCAG CAACCCAGTGGACCTGAGCAACCCCGCAGTAGTAAGCACCACTCCAAAGTTTCAGGAACAGTTTCTCAATTCGAGTGGCATACCCCATGAAGTGGTATTGCATCCATGTTTGAAACAACTACCCCAGATCTTCTTCAGGGCCATGAGGGGTGTCAGCTGCTTGGTGGATGCCTTCTTGG GTGTCTCTGTTGAAAAGAAAGCTGTACGGGAGAGGGTGTTCACTTTTTGTCCAGTGCCGCTCTCTCATG GCATATCACGTCCCAGGGCTGACAGTGCCCCGCCCACTCCAGTCAACAGAATTAGCATGTCGCCGCCGCCCTCAATCACCAACACCACACCTCCTCATAGCCGCAAGCAGCGCCACACAGTGGTCACCAAAACTACAAGCAAGAGTTCAGCT GGCAGTGGTGGTCAGCCAAACAAAACAtcgcagcagcaacagcagcagcagcagcagcagacttcGTCCTCCCCGACTCTTCTTTCCAGCCCCAACCAGAGCAGTTGGGAGTCTCGGCCCCTGCCAGCCCCAGCTCGACCGAAGGTCAACAGCATCCTCAACCTCTTTGGCCAGTGGCTTTTCGACGCTGCTCTCGTCCACTGTAAGCTCCACAGTGGCCTCAGCCGAGACCCCAGCATGACGG CGATAGCCACTCAAGTGTCCTTGGAGCTGAGGAGGAAGGGTTCCCAAATGTCCACTGACTCCATGGTGAATAACCCAATGTTTGATGCCAATGAGTTCCCAGAGAGCTATGAAGCAGGACGGGCTGAGGCCTGTGGGACTCTGTGTCGCATCTTCTGTAGCAAAAAAACTGGAGAGGAGATTCTACCAGTTTACCTGTCGAg GTTCTACATGGTCCTGATTCAGGGTCTGCAGATTTCTGATTTCATCTGTAGACCAGTTTTGGCTTCTATCATTCTCaactcttcctctctcttctgTACTGACCTAAAGGGCATCAATGTGGTGGTGCCCTACTTCATAGCTGCGCTGGAGACCATTGTGCCAGACAG GGAACTGTCCAAATTTAAGATGTATGTAAATCCTACTGATCTGAGGAGAGCCTCCATCAACATCCTGCTTGCTATGCTCCCACTGCCACATCACTTTGGCAACATCAAATCAGAG GTTCTGTTGGAGGGAAAATTCAACGAGGAAGATGGCTGGCCTCATGACCAGCCTGTGTCTTTCCTTTCACTGAGGCTGCGTCTTGTCAATGTCCTCATAGGAGCTCTGCAGACAGAGACTGACCCCACCAACACACAGCTCATACTGG GTGCAATGCTAAATATTGTTCAAGACTCAGCTTTATTAGAGTCCATAGGCGCCCAGACTGAAACA GGGAGCATAGATGGCAGCCACTCAACCCTGAGGAGTCAGGGTCACAGCCGTACCAACAGTGGCATCAGCTTCAACAGTGGAGGCAGCACGGAGGCCACCAGCCCAGACTCTGAACGCCCTGCACAGGCGCTTCTCCGTGACTATG CTCTTCCAGATACTGCGGCAGGCCTGCTGGTGCGCAGCATCCACCTGGTCACTCAGAGGCTCAACTCCCAGTGGAGACATGACATGAGCATTTCACTCGCTGCCCTGGAACTGCTGGCTGGACTGGCCAAG GTGAAGGTGGGGGTCGACTCTGCAGACCGTAAACGTGCTGTCAGCTCGATATGTGGTTACATTGTGTTCCAGTGTAGCCGTCCAGCTCCTCTTCAATCCAGAGACCTCCACTCCATGATTGTAGCTGCCTTccagtttctgtgtgtgtggctcACAGAACACCCTGACATGTTGGATGAGAAA GACTGTTTGGTTGAAGTTTTGGAAATTGTGGAGTTGGGAATCTCAGGCAGTAAGTCCCGTCAGGAGCAAGAAGTTCGACATAAAGGGGAGAAGGAGCACAACCCGGCTTCCATGAGAGTGAAGGATGCTGCTGAGGCAACTTTGTCCTG TATCATGCAGGTGTTGGGGGCCTTCCCGTCTCCCAGTGGGCCTGCGTCTACTTGCAGCTTGCTGAATGAAGATACTTTGATTCGCTATGCCAGACTCAGTGCCACAGGAGCCAGTAACTTCCGTTACTTTGTCCTGGAAAACTCTGTCATCCTTGCAATGCTGGAGCAACCTCTTGGCAATGAGCAAA ACCCCAGTCCTTCTGTGACAGTTTTGATCCGGGGAACGGCTGGTCGACATGCCTGGACCATGCAGCTCTTCCATCAACCGAGAGGGGCCAGGGCTAATCAGAGG GTGTTTGTTCCTGAAGGCCGTCCAACACCCAACAATGATGTGGGGATTAAGTACAATGTGAAACAGAGGCCCTTCCCTGAGGAGGTGGATAAGATCCCGCTTGTCAAAGCTGATGTCAGTATCCCTGACCTGGATGACATTGTTAGTAAGGAG CTGGAAGTTCAGCACGACAAGCTTCGTAATCTGATGACCAAGCAGATAGAGTATGAGAACGCCTTGGAGCGACACAGTGAGGAAATCTGGAAGTCCACTCCTTTTCCTGACCCACAGACAGACTGCAAACCCCCTCCACCCTCACAGGAGTTCCAGACAGCACGTCTCTTCCTCTCCCACTTTGGCTTCTTGTCTCTGGAGGCACTTAAG GAACCCAACAACAGTCGTCTACCTCCTCACCTGATTGCCCTGGAGTCATCCTTGCCAGGATTTTTTGATGACATCAGCTACCTGGATCTGCTTCCCTGCCGACCTTTTGACACGGTCTTTATTTTCTATGTGAAACCTGGACAGAAAAGCAGTCATGAG ATCCTAAGGAATGTAGAGTCTTCGGCCAGCGTCCAGCCCCACTTCTTGGAGTTCCTGTTATCCTTGGGTTGGCCTGTGGACGTGGGACGCCACCCAGGCTGGACAGGACACTTGGACACCAGCTGGTCTGTGAATTACTGCTCTGATAGCAATGATGTACAAGCAG agGAAGCGGGTACACCGGAGGACACTGGTGGTTCGGTGTTCAACGGAGAGAAGAAAGTTTTGTACTATGCTGATGCTCTGACAGAAATCGCCTTTGTGGTTCCTTCTCTAACAGAACACTCAG AGGAGTCTTCAGTGCACAGTGACTCCACGGTGGAGGCAGACACCAACTCAGAACTCATGCCCGGTGTGCTCAAACAACCCAATCTCACACTGGAACTGTTCCCCAACCATTCTGAAAGCATGGAGTCCGCTAAAAAG CTGAGTCCTTTAGTGAAGGCAAAGAGGTCATCGACTGGAAAATCCTTCCCCCAACTGGGGCCTGAAACAAAGGCGTTTGTGGTCTGGGTGGAGCGCTTTGATGATATTG agaaCTTCCCTTTGACCGACCTTTTAGCGGAAACCAGCACGGGCTTGGAAGCTAGCATGAGCAACAGCACTTCCTGCAG GTCGGGGTTACTAGAAAAAGACGTTCCTTTGATCTTCATCCACCCTCTGAAGACGGGACTCTTCAGGATCCGCTTGCATGGTGCTGTGGGTAAATTTGGCATGGTGATTCCTCTGGTGGATGGCATGGTGGTCAGCCGCAGAGCTCTTG GGTTCCTCGTGCGCCAAACGGTCATCAACGTATGCCGACGGAAGCGTCTGGAGAGCGACTTGTACAACCCTCCTCACGTGAGGCGGAAGCAGAAAATAACCGAAATTGTGCAGCGTTACCGCAACAAACAACTGGAGCCCGAGTTTTACACCTCGCTCTTCCATGAGGTGGGGGAGGGAAAGCCTCACCTCTAA